DNA sequence from the Ruminococcus albus 7 = DSM 20455 genome:
TTTAATAAGAATACAGCTCATAAGGAAAGTACTCAATACCATTCAGGCTGTCCGCATTTATGTTGAGTGCTTTCATCAATGCAGCGATCTCAAATGTCCAATATCCGAAATAGAGCTTTTCCTTGGCTTTATGTGCATCATACCAGTAAGCGTGGGAATGGCTTTTATACCATTTTTTCTGCAGGTATCCTATGATGCCGCCGGTATCATTTTTGCAGATCATTTCCCACATATCACCGTAAATATCGGGATATTTCAGAGTATTACAGTCAGGCAGCGCATTTGCTTCCAGGCACTCGATGATACTGTCATACCCGACATTTTCCTTTATCAGCTTTGTGACTTGATATATGGTATCATTGTCCGCTTTAAAAAGCACACACAGGGACAAAAAGCGCAGACCGTCATCATACGAATCAGTATCCAAACTGTCACTGACAGATCGGATCAGATCCGTGAATTCGCTTTTCAGCTTATCGATCGCATACCCTCTCGAATATTTAGCGATCAGCAGACCTGTCCTGATAGAAAACAGCTTTCTTTTCGCTGGTATTGTAAACGATGTGGTCTATACTTGATTTTCCCAGCAGGATATAGTCGGTTATATCCGTCATATCCCTGAAAGATGAGTTGAACCGTATTATATCCATGCTCTTTTTTCTCGGATATTCGGTTAGGAACTCTTCATCATACACCCCGCAGATACTGCGTCCATCATATGACAAACCATTTGTGTGGTGCAGAAATTCTATATAATCATTGGGTAAACCAACTTCAAATAAAGAATAGAATTCTTTATCTGCGTCGTTTATCTTTTCCTGTGTCGGCTTTTTGTATGCAGCCGTATCGGGCAGTTTTGAAAGAAATTCTGTATACGTATTATTCAGCCTGTTCGCTCCACTTATAATTGAGTGCATCAACTGCCATGAGATAAGAATACTTGCCGAAACCGCTTATCTGTCCCACGCATACGGGGGCTATCACGGACTTTTCACGGAATTCGTCCCTAGCGTGGATATTGCTGAGGTGTACTTCTACCACGGGTATCTTTATAGCGGCTATGGCATCGCGGATAGCGTAGCTGTAATGGGTATACGCGCCTGCGTTCAGCACCACACCGTCGAATTTCTTTCTTGCAAGATGCAGTTCGTCTATTATCTCACCCTC
Encoded proteins:
- a CDS encoding PoNe immunity protein domain-containing protein — protein: MPAKRKLFSIRTGLLIAKYSRGYAIDKLKSEFTDLIRSVSDSLDTDSYDDGLRFLSLCVLFKADNDTIYQVTKLIKENVGYDSIIECLEANALPDCNTLKYPDIYGDMWEMICKNDTGGIIGYLQKKWYKSHSHAYWYDAHKAKEKLYFGYWTFEIAALMKALNINADSLNGIEYFPYELYSY
- a CDS encoding YrhA family protein, with product MHSIISGANRLNNTYTEFLSKLPDTAAYKKPTQEKINDADKEFYSLFEVGLPNDYIEFLHHTNGLSYDGRSICGVYDEEFLTEYPRKKSMDIIRFNSSFRDMTDITDYILLGKSSIDHIVYNTSEKKAVFYQDRSADR
- the aroQ gene encoding type II 3-dehydroquinate dehydratase; this encodes MKKILVIHGPNLNLLGEREPGVYGTDTFESINDEIVAHALGYSIHCEVFQSNHEGEIIDELHLARKKFDGVVLNAGAYTHYSYAIRDAIAAIKIPVVEVHLSNIHARDEFREKSVIAPVCVGQISGFGKYSYLMAVDALNYKWSEQAE